Genomic segment of Chroococcidiopsis sp. TS-821:
GGAATCGATGCATTGTAAATGCTGATAATGTCTGGCAAGTCCGAAATCAGTGCATTGCGGATTTTCATACCTGATATATTAAATTTCCATCAACCCAGGTGGCGGAGTAATTTCTACGCAACGCGCCTGCAAATCTACCACAGGAACAATCTCCTTCACAAACGGAATCAAAACCGTCCGAGAATTGTTATCTGCATTCGGTTCTTGATATAACTTTACTTCTAATAAATCATTTCCCGCAGGAATGACATCAACGACAGCACCAATCTTCGCTTGAGTTTCCTGCATGATGACTTCCAAACCAACCAAGTCCAATACGTGGTATTCATCTTCGCCTAAAGCAGGGCGATCGCTTTCGGGAACCAACAACTTACACCCGCGCAAAGCCTCCGCCTGATCGCGGTTTTCTACTCCTAAAAATTCCACCACATACAAATTCTTACCAGCCAGATACCGCCCACTCAACAATTCAATTGGGCGTGGTTCCGCGTCTTGAGAACACAATACCCATCGCGTTCCTGGTTGTTCAAACCTTTCCGGAAAATCAGTATCAGGATAAACGCGCACCTCACCATTTAACCCTTGAGGAGCAACAATTCTCCCAATCTCCAACCACCCCGAATCTTTTTCTAATTCCTTCGCGTTCTTTGTGTCTTTGTGGTTCGCCATCAACTCGATTACGCACTCACAGTTGCACGTTGATAAACCTGTTCAATCACCTTCGCCAAACGCTGCATTCCCGTTGCAATCTCTGCATCACTTGCAGTTAGACTAATGCGCAAACACTGCTGCTTATGCAACCAACTTTCGCGCAAACCAGGGAAGAACGTACTACCAGGGACAACAATCACACCCACTTGCTTTAACTGTTGATACAACTCCCAGTCAGTAACTGGCAAATCTTTCAACCACAGCCAAGCAAAAATTGCTCCTTCACCGCGATGTAAAAACCAAGGTAAATCTTGCGGCATCGCTGCATTGAGTGTACTTTCTAGAACAGTAAATTTATTTTGGTAGAAAGGTCGAATCACTCGTTCAGCAATTTCCGCCAACGCCCCAGAGTTGATTGCTTGTGCCGCGATCGCCTGTCCATAGCGCGACGGGTGGATGCACATATTCGTTTGGAAAGACTCTAGCACTTGAATCAACTTCGCATCACCAATTGCTACCCCAATGCGTTCTCCTGGCAATCCAGCTTTTGATAAACTCATACAATGCAGAATATTACTGCCAAACACCGGCGCCATTTCTGTAAAATTTAATGCTGGAAACGGTGGTGCATACGCCGAATCAATCAATACTGGAACATCATACGGCGCAGCTAAAGCCGCAATTTTCTTGACTTCCTCATCCGTCATGACATTTCCGGTAGGATTACACGGACGCGAGAAGATGACACAGCCAGTGTTTGCGGTAATTGTCAACTGGCTAAAGTCGGGGCGATATTTAAAGCGGTGCGCAGCAGTATCAATATCGAGAGTGGGCTTGTAGGCGATCAACGCCTCTGGAACCAAGCTAACACCCCCATACCCCGTATAATCTGGGCTGAGGGGTAGAACGATTTGTTTTAAGTCTCCAGCACTCGTGTACCCGCCGAAAGCATTCGCGGCATAAAAATACAGTGACTGACTTCCAGGAGTAATTAAGATATTGCGATCGCTCAACTCTAAGTTGTAGCGTCGATTAAAATCGTTAGCGATCGCGCTAATTAATGGTCCATAACCTTGACTCGAACCGTAGCGACAGACCACCTCACCGTAATCTTTGCTTGCTAAAAGCTCTGCCGTACAGTCTCGCCACAGCTGCTCTACCTCAGGCAAAATGAGCGGATTTCCCGCACTCAAATTAATGAATTCCCGACCTGAGCCAGCTTGTAGCGTTTCAATAATATCCTTCATAATCGCCCTGACACCTGTCAGGTTGGACATTTGGTCGCCAATTTGAGTCAGGGCAGGATTCATAAGTCGTCATTCATTACTTAGTGGACAATTTGTAAGCAAGTGTTCTATTTAGTACTTGTGCTTACCGAATTAACTAAACATACACTTCTAACAGCGCTAGACGTTGATTCTACTGCGTACAGCCGCTGTAAGCTGGTCATTTTTAAAATAGCTTAACTCTTAATTTATACATAAAATTTTACAAATGGAAAGGTTTTGCAGATAAAGCAAAAATATATTTGCATAAAAAGCGTGTAAAGTTGCCCACACTGCACCCACTTGTAGAATATGCTAGCTAGCAGGAAACCAGTTGTTTTTCAGAAGCTTAGTCCCAGAACGCTGATATCCCTGAGAAACAGTGAACGACGTGACATGGTTTCTAACCGACGAGAATCAAGCATAAATCCTAGAACTCTATGACGAATAACGGTGCATTAACCTCTGCGCAACAGCTTAGTAAAAAATTACCTCAAACGCTGCAAAGATTAGCAGACTTGGCGTATAACTACTGGTGGAGTTGGACAACCGACCGAGTTTTTTTATTTCGTAATATCGATCCTGAAGAATGGGAAAACTGCGGACACAATCCCGTAGCGATTTTAGAGTCTGCATCTTACGAACGCCTAACGCAACTTGCCGAAGAT
This window contains:
- a CDS encoding valine--pyruvate transaminase, yielding MNPALTQIGDQMSNLTGVRAIMKDIIETLQAGSGREFINLSAGNPLILPEVEQLWRDCTAELLASKDYGEVVCRYGSSQGYGPLISAIANDFNRRYNLELSDRNILITPGSQSLYFYAANAFGGYTSAGDLKQIVLPLSPDYTGYGGVSLVPEALIAYKPTLDIDTAAHRFKYRPDFSQLTITANTGCVIFSRPCNPTGNVMTDEEVKKIAALAAPYDVPVLIDSAYAPPFPALNFTEMAPVFGSNILHCMSLSKAGLPGERIGVAIGDAKLIQVLESFQTNMCIHPSRYGQAIAAQAINSGALAEIAERVIRPFYQNKFTVLESTLNAAMPQDLPWFLHRGEGAIFAWLWLKDLPVTDWELYQQLKQVGVIVVPGSTFFPGLRESWLHKQQCLRISLTASDAEIATGMQRLAKVIEQVYQRATVSA
- the rimM gene encoding ribosome maturation factor RimM (Essential for efficient processing of 16S rRNA), whose amino-acid sequence is MANHKDTKNAKELEKDSGWLEIGRIVAPQGLNGEVRVYPDTDFPERFEQPGTRWVLCSQDAEPRPIELLSGRYLAGKNLYVVEFLGVENRDQAEALRGCKLLVPESDRPALGEDEYHVLDLVGLEVIMQETQAKIGAVVDVIPAGNDLLEVKLYQEPNADNNSRTVLIPFVKEIVPVVDLQARCVEITPPPGLMEI